One Hordeum vulgare subsp. vulgare chromosome 4H, MorexV3_pseudomolecules_assembly, whole genome shotgun sequence DNA window includes the following coding sequences:
- the LOC123448283 gene encoding uncharacterized protein LOC123448283 isoform X2: MASDLPRSPDPPLARAPRLPRAMSSSSPPLSPRGAEKEGDTRSDGTGSGGGAVFSYGEAGYWDARYVEEGGAPYDWYQRYAALRPFVRPDMSKFFDESFDCAPIPLAHFDDTQLLFDYNLLEQTSLVRESTHRLLGDFGSNFGRNFEGRPGAKLPPSLVALRKAAERRSVRLFFLPRGMTRRARNRSRHDNRWQLARAYCEEEEDEKKLVVLIQSLWNSLYVRLCICWVLFLCTCTCRSIMLCTCKIILMCPC; this comes from the exons ATGGCATCCGATCTTCCCCGCAGCCCAGATCCACCTCTCGCCCGCGCCCCCCGCCTTCCCCGggcgatgtcgtcgtcgtcgccgccgctgtCGCCTCGCGGGGCGGAGAAGGAGGGGGACACCAGGAGCGACGGCaccgggagcggcggcggcgcggtgttCAGCTACGGGGAGGCGGGGTACTGGGACGCGCGCTATGTGGAGGAGGGCGGCGCACCCTACGACTGGTACCAGCGCTACGCCGCGTTGCGCCCCTTCGTCCGCCC GGATATGAGTAAATTCTTTGATGAATCATTTGATTGTGCCCCCATCCCGCTCGCCCATTTCGACGACACCcagctcctcttcg ATTACAACTTGCTGGAGCAGACGAGCCTGGTGAGGGAGTCGACCCACAGGCTGCTCGGCGACTTCGGCAGCAACTTCGGCCGGAACTTCGAGGGACGCCCGGGCGCCAAGCTGCCGCCGTCGCTCGTCGCCCTCCGCAAGGCTGCGGAGCGGCGCAgcgtccgactcttcttcctcccccGCGGCATGACAAGGAGGGCGCGGAACCGCTCACGGCACGACAACAG GTGGCAATTGGCAAGAGCATATtgtgaagaggaagaggatgagaagaaacttgtggttctcatccaatctttgtggaaCTCTCTTTATGTGCGATTGTGCATTTGTTGGGTCCTTTTTCTATGCACTTGCACTTGCAGAAGTATCATGTTGTGtacatgtaaaattattttgatgtgcccttgttag
- the LOC123448283 gene encoding uncharacterized protein LOC123448283 isoform X1 — MASDLPRSPDPPLARAPRLPRAMSSSSPPLSPRGAEKEGDTRSDGTGSGGGAVFSYGEAGYWDARYVEEGGAPYDWYQRYAALRPFVRPDMSKFFDESFDCAPIPLAHFDDTQLLFDYNLLEQTSLVRESTHRLLGDFGSNFGRNFEGRPGAKLPPSLVALRKAAERRSVRLFFLPRGMTRRARNRSRHDNRRWQLARAYCEEEEDEKKLVVLIQSLWNSLYVRLCICWVLFLCTCTCRSIMLCTCKIILMCPC; from the exons ATGGCATCCGATCTTCCCCGCAGCCCAGATCCACCTCTCGCCCGCGCCCCCCGCCTTCCCCGggcgatgtcgtcgtcgtcgccgccgctgtCGCCTCGCGGGGCGGAGAAGGAGGGGGACACCAGGAGCGACGGCaccgggagcggcggcggcgcggtgttCAGCTACGGGGAGGCGGGGTACTGGGACGCGCGCTATGTGGAGGAGGGCGGCGCACCCTACGACTGGTACCAGCGCTACGCCGCGTTGCGCCCCTTCGTCCGCCC GGATATGAGTAAATTCTTTGATGAATCATTTGATTGTGCCCCCATCCCGCTCGCCCATTTCGACGACACCcagctcctcttcg ATTACAACTTGCTGGAGCAGACGAGCCTGGTGAGGGAGTCGACCCACAGGCTGCTCGGCGACTTCGGCAGCAACTTCGGCCGGAACTTCGAGGGACGCCCGGGCGCCAAGCTGCCGCCGTCGCTCGTCGCCCTCCGCAAGGCTGCGGAGCGGCGCAgcgtccgactcttcttcctcccccGCGGCATGACAAGGAGGGCGCGGAACCGCTCACGGCACGACAACAG AAGGTGGCAATTGGCAAGAGCATATtgtgaagaggaagaggatgagaagaaacttgtggttctcatccaatctttgtggaaCTCTCTTTATGTGCGATTGTGCATTTGTTGGGTCCTTTTTCTATGCACTTGCACTTGCAGAAGTATCATGTTGTGtacatgtaaaattattttgatgtgcccttgttag